A region of Subtercola boreus DNA encodes the following proteins:
- the purB gene encoding adenylosuccinate lyase yields MTLPLQPLSPLDGRYRQAVSGLGEYLSEAGLNRARVEVEVEWLLYLTDHEFFGSSRLDEDQRRALRDLVTSFGQPEIDELAELEAVTRHDVKAVEYLVRNKLEQLGLTAVEELTHFACTSEDINNLSYALTIREAVTGVWMPALRRVVAELRRQAFEHRAVPMLARTHGQPATPTTMGKELAVFVYRLERIIRQLEQTEYLAKFSGATGTFAAHLAASESTDWPHVSEEFVTSLGLTWNPLTTQIESHDWQAELYQRVAHANRVLHNLCTDVWTYISLGYFTQIPVAGATGSSTMPHKINPIRFENAEANLELSSALLDSLSQTLVTSRLQRDLTDSSTQRNVGVALGHSLLALDNILGGLGQISLNADLLAADLDGNWEVLGEAIQTVVRAEIAAGRSSITDPYALLKDLTRGKRIGQAELVAFVSGLDIGAEAKARLVALTPATYVGLSSELVDYLGA; encoded by the coding sequence ATGACGCTTCCCCTCCAGCCCCTCAGCCCCCTCGACGGGCGCTACCGCCAAGCCGTCTCCGGTCTCGGCGAGTACCTCTCCGAAGCGGGCCTCAACCGTGCCCGCGTCGAAGTCGAGGTCGAATGGCTGCTCTACCTCACCGACCATGAGTTCTTCGGGTCATCCAGGCTCGACGAAGACCAGCGCCGTGCCCTCCGCGACCTCGTCACCTCGTTCGGCCAGCCCGAGATCGACGAACTGGCCGAACTCGAAGCCGTCACCCGCCACGACGTCAAAGCGGTCGAATATCTCGTGCGCAACAAGCTCGAGCAGCTCGGCCTGACCGCCGTCGAAGAACTCACCCACTTCGCCTGCACCAGCGAGGACATCAACAACCTCTCCTACGCGCTCACCATCCGCGAGGCGGTCACCGGGGTCTGGATGCCCGCCCTCCGCCGCGTCGTCGCCGAGCTCCGGCGCCAGGCCTTCGAGCACCGTGCCGTGCCGATGCTCGCGCGCACCCACGGCCAGCCCGCGACCCCCACGACGATGGGCAAAGAGCTGGCGGTGTTCGTCTACCGACTGGAACGCATCATCCGCCAGCTCGAACAGACCGAGTACCTCGCGAAGTTCAGCGGGGCGACCGGAACGTTCGCCGCGCACCTCGCGGCGTCGGAGTCGACAGACTGGCCGCACGTCTCCGAAGAGTTCGTCACCTCGCTCGGACTCACCTGGAACCCGCTCACCACCCAGATCGAATCGCACGACTGGCAGGCCGAGCTCTACCAGCGCGTCGCACACGCCAACCGGGTGCTGCACAACCTGTGCACCGACGTCTGGACGTACATCTCCCTCGGCTACTTCACCCAGATCCCGGTGGCAGGTGCGACGGGATCGTCCACGATGCCGCACAAGATCAACCCGATCCGGTTCGAGAACGCCGAAGCGAACCTCGAGCTCTCGAGCGCGCTGCTCGACTCCCTCAGCCAGACCCTCGTGACCTCACGCCTGCAGCGCGACCTCACCGACTCCAGCACGCAACGGAACGTCGGCGTCGCGCTCGGCCACTCTCTGCTCGCGCTCGACAACATCCTCGGCGGCCTCGGCCAGATCTCCTTGAACGCCGACCTGCTCGCCGCAGACCTCGACGGCAACTGGGAGGTGCTGGGTGAGGCGATCCAGACTGTCGTGCGCGCCGAGATCGCGGCCGGTCGCAGCTCGATCACCGACCCCTACGCCCTGCTGAAGGACCTCACCCGCGGCAAGCGGATCGGGCAGGCCGAACTCGTGGCGTTCGTCTCCGGCCTCGACATCGGTGCGGAGGCTAAGGCCCGTCTCGTCGCCCTGACTCCGGCGACCTACGTCGGTCTGTCGAGCGAACTGGTCGACTACCTCGGCGCCTGA
- a CDS encoding low molecular weight protein-tyrosine-phosphatase has translation MPADTTPPADGVFRVCMVCTGNICRSPMAEVVLRELVRKGGLDDRIAVTSAGTGDWHVGEQADPRTLVSLAQRGYDGQAHRARQFDPAWFDSLDLVVVLDRSHERVVKDWADNDADRSKVRLLASFDPDAGGQLDVPDPYYSTAALFDEVLVTIERSCRALFAQLEPALRHTHHSPMPATPPRPPLPPTRPQPSPEPRT, from the coding sequence ATGCCCGCCGACACCACACCGCCCGCCGACGGCGTGTTCCGCGTCTGCATGGTCTGCACCGGCAACATCTGCCGCTCCCCGATGGCCGAAGTCGTGCTGCGGGAGCTGGTGCGAAAAGGCGGCCTGGATGATCGGATCGCCGTCACCTCGGCCGGAACCGGCGACTGGCACGTCGGCGAGCAGGCCGACCCCCGCACGCTGGTCTCCCTCGCCCAGCGCGGCTACGACGGGCAGGCGCACCGGGCCCGCCAGTTCGACCCGGCCTGGTTCGACAGCCTCGACCTCGTCGTGGTGCTCGACCGCAGCCACGAGCGCGTCGTGAAGGACTGGGCCGACAACGACGCCGACCGCTCGAAGGTCAGGCTGCTCGCGAGCTTCGACCCCGACGCGGGCGGCCAGCTCGATGTGCCCGATCCGTACTATTCCACCGCGGCGCTGTTCGACGAGGTGCTCGTCACGATCGAGCGTTCCTGCCGCGCGCTGTTCGCCCAGCTCGAGCCGGCGCTCCGGCACACCCACCACTCGCCCATGCCTGCGACGCCCCCACGCCCACCCCTGCCGCCGACGCGGCCCCAGCCCTCCCCGGAGCCTAGAACATGA
- a CDS encoding phage holin family protein, with the protein MRRFLVSLVANAIALWATVQIVGGVNLVAYDTGVFAAIVSYLFVALIFGIVNGVIGTAIRVVAFPLYILSLGLISLVVNAVLLLLAGWITSLFGFGLEVDGFWWAVLGALVLAVLSAIIGAILKAIFRVGRQGARA; encoded by the coding sequence ATGCGCAGATTCCTTGTCTCCCTTGTGGCGAACGCCATCGCCCTCTGGGCCACCGTGCAGATCGTCGGGGGCGTGAACCTGGTCGCCTACGACACCGGCGTGTTCGCCGCGATCGTCTCGTATCTCTTCGTGGCGCTGATCTTCGGCATCGTGAACGGGGTCATCGGCACGGCGATCAGGGTGGTGGCGTTCCCGCTCTACATCCTCAGCCTCGGCCTCATCTCCCTGGTCGTGAACGCGGTGCTGCTGCTGCTCGCCGGCTGGATCACGAGCCTCTTCGGTTTCGGCCTCGAGGTCGACGGGTTCTGGTGGGCCGTACTCGGTGCCCTGGTGCTCGCGGTGCTCTCCGCCATCATCGGTGCGATCCTGAAGGCGATCTTCCGCGTGGGGCGTCAGGGCGCTCGCGCCTGA
- a CDS encoding nucleotide disphospho-sugar-binding domain-containing protein, whose amino-acid sequence MTLLVISPDYASHLLPLATLATAWQERGEEVIVATGPATASIVADFGFSRVNLQLGRGSNPGVIRAEDQPAGEDDALRGFFDATRAGMVETLRFQAEARSSDLLYEPVEKAREVLAVVERTHPDQILVDHLAFGARLGLDSAGIPYGDVVLGHPSALPIGTEVYGHPPFWPAAFEPPQNDLEALRALNESVRDSFTAEWNAALAILNPDARPSEDAFAEHGTLLMLNYPEALHPPARTATLPTHVFLGSAVRTEPADPEVEAWLAASAKRVVYVSFGSFLSVRSDVLRRVADALRPLDVRVALATGSSDPAAFADAPADWLVRGFLPQVTLLEGAALIVTHGGNNSVTEAATAGVPQLVLPFSTDQFAGAAGVVDAGVGIALAPNTATVSELREASIHLLEEGGAGTVAARAQSLGEALRAEPGRRRAYDFLTGQTPPASPSRQ is encoded by the coding sequence GTGACCCTGCTCGTCATCAGCCCCGACTACGCCTCACACCTTCTGCCACTCGCCACTCTCGCCACAGCCTGGCAGGAACGCGGCGAGGAGGTGATCGTTGCGACGGGCCCGGCCACCGCCTCCATCGTCGCCGACTTCGGGTTCTCACGGGTCAACCTCCAATTGGGCCGGGGCTCCAACCCCGGGGTCATTCGCGCGGAAGACCAGCCGGCGGGCGAGGACGACGCCCTGCGGGGCTTCTTCGACGCCACCCGTGCCGGGATGGTCGAGACCCTACGATTCCAGGCCGAGGCACGCAGCAGTGACCTGCTCTACGAACCTGTGGAGAAGGCGCGCGAAGTGCTCGCTGTGGTGGAGAGGACGCACCCCGACCAGATCCTCGTCGACCACCTCGCGTTCGGCGCGCGGCTCGGGCTCGACTCCGCGGGCATCCCCTACGGAGACGTGGTCCTCGGGCATCCGAGCGCCCTTCCCATCGGTACCGAGGTCTACGGGCATCCACCGTTCTGGCCGGCGGCCTTCGAACCGCCGCAGAATGATCTCGAGGCGCTCCGCGCCCTGAACGAGAGCGTGCGAGACAGTTTCACAGCCGAATGGAACGCCGCACTCGCGATCCTGAACCCGGATGCTCGGCCCTCGGAAGACGCGTTCGCCGAGCACGGCACCCTGCTGATGCTGAACTACCCCGAGGCGCTTCATCCGCCGGCCCGCACAGCAACCCTTCCGACGCATGTCTTCCTCGGCTCCGCGGTGCGCACAGAGCCAGCCGACCCCGAAGTGGAGGCCTGGCTCGCTGCGAGCGCCAAGCGGGTCGTCTACGTCAGCTTCGGCAGCTTCCTCTCAGTGCGCTCTGACGTGCTCCGCCGGGTCGCGGATGCCCTCCGGCCCCTCGACGTGCGGGTCGCCCTCGCCACGGGCTCGTCCGACCCCGCGGCCTTCGCCGACGCCCCGGCGGACTGGCTCGTGCGCGGCTTCCTGCCCCAGGTCACCCTGCTCGAGGGCGCCGCCCTGATCGTCACCCACGGCGGCAACAACAGCGTCACCGAGGCGGCGACCGCGGGCGTGCCGCAGCTCGTGCTGCCCTTCTCCACCGACCAGTTCGCAGGTGCTGCCGGAGTCGTCGACGCGGGCGTCGGGATCGCCCTCGCCCCGAACACCGCCACCGTCAGCGAGTTGCGCGAGGCGAGCATCCACCTCCTGGAGGAAGGCGGGGCCGGCACTGTCGCGGCCCGCGCCCAGAGTCTCGGCGAAGCCCTGAGAGCCGAACCCGGACGCCGGCGGGCCTACGACTTCCTGACCGGGCAGACACCCCCGGCTTCCCCCTCCCGGCAATAG